TTGACGAAACCTATATCGGCGGCAAGGAAGCGAACAAACACGCCAATTTGAAGTTGAATCGCGGACGCGGCTCTGTCGGTAAGCAAGCCGTTCTCGGTATGCGTGAGCGCGGCGGTAGAACCAAAGCAATGCACATCAAAAACAACAGCTTGCCCGTTATCCAACAGGAAATCCACAATCACGTTGAAGTCGGTTCGACCGTATTTACTGACGAACACGGCGCATATAGCGATCTGGACGGACTGTATTTCCATCACGCATCGGTCAACCATTCGGGCGGTGAATACGGACGCGGACTGATAAGCACCAATTCTATTGAAAGCGTTTGGGCGTTGCTGAAACGCGGAATTACTGGCGTTTACCATCATGTTAGCCCGAAGCATCTTGACCGCTACGTTGCTGAATTTACGTTCCGGCTGAACTTCGGAAACGTCAAATATCACACGCTCGAAAGGCTTGATAGCTTCGTTCTCGCGTCCTTTAACAAACGATTGACCTATAAGGAGTTGACGGCATGAATGAGAAAAAAGAGATTCCCGAAGCGCTAGACAAAATAACCGATAAAGTGCTGAATTACAGGCCAAAAGACAGACAACCGAAACCGCCAAAGGCGAAAAAGAAAAAGAAGAAATAACACTATGAAGCCTATTATTTGGAGTTACGGCGGCGGCAAACAATCGGTGGCGATTGGCAATCTTATTGTC
This is a stretch of genomic DNA from Chloracidobacterium sp.. It encodes these proteins:
- a CDS encoding IS1595 family transposase; this encodes MSKSTISTFELFQMFPDAESARLYLESRLWPDGVTCPTCKKGERITTRKGGYYRCNACKLDFTVRTGTIFERSHVPLHKWIYAMYLLVTARKGISSLQLGKEIGVTQKSAWFMLQRLREACGSDIDKLRGVVEIDETYIGGKEANKHANLKLNRGRGSVGKQAVLGMRERGGRTKAMHIKNNSLPVIQQEIHNHVEVGSTVFTDEHGAYSDLDGLYFHHASVNHSGGEYGRGLISTNSIESVWALLKRGITGVYHHVSPKHLDRYVAEFTFRLNFGNVKYHTLERLDSFVLASFNKRLTYKELTA